The Chanos chanos chromosome 9, fChaCha1.1, whole genome shotgun sequence genome includes the window TTTCTTCCTCCTTCACCCGTCTCGAGAAGAGAAGCATCAACTGGCTAGGCAAGTCCGTCTCGTAGCTTCACAGAATGACAAGTCTGaaatttcctctctgtcacgAGGAGGGAACAAAGAAAAAGTCAGGTAAGCTTATCGTACCTCGTCGCCAATTCTTTGTTGTGTCTTTAACACACAAAGACGGGGAGTCTGGAGCTCATTTTAAAGACTTTACTGCTTATGTGTTCTCACACTACACAAGTACATTCAGCCCCTACGATACTCGTTTACTTCTACTGCTGGTAACTATGGCAACAGCCTGTCTGCTCTGAATACAGTGGCCTCAAAGTAACATAACACTATACAAATACATaagaaatgacatttacacAACTAATTTGAAACctggaaaacaaaaaggtcAAAGCCAAGGTGctgtatttaataaaaaacaaatactttaaAACTGTTCTCTTGAGCTAAATACAAAACATCTCTCAACACCAAACTAATGAGATTAATACAAATCAGAAAGTGAGTGAAGGAGGTTAATTGTGGAAGATATGTACAAGTGCAAATGACaaacttaaaacacaaaataactaTAATTATTTATTGATACAAAATACGCAAACTGGCACATGCTAAACCACTCACAGCCTACGAAAAATTCTGTACTCACCAATCAGTAGCGGCTCCAGCTTTTATGGTGCCCTGGGTAAACCCCACCCTCAGTGACCTGCCCCCATCCTCATcttgtacttctgagtgggagaccttcccaggcagtagcctgtctagctcacaaactagaatcagcgTACCCACTCCAGCAAGGTTAACTGACCCACActgtgacatgatatcattgacatGACGTGCAAATGAGCTATAGAAGATCGATCGCACAAATAGCaccattctgaatttttttgtgtgggcGCAACGAGCCGCCTCTGGAAAGATGCTGCTCTGGGCAGCTGCCCATGTCGCTCATACCTAAATCCGCCGCTGTCAGCAATACCCAAAAGCACAACCTACAACGGAGTGAGTGGCCGAAGCGAAGGATTTATGGGAAGAGGGTCTACAAGATGTAGTTTGTAAATCTAGCTTCTCAGTGGTTCGCAAGCTCTTTTAAGCATATGCAGGTAAATCTCCAACCAATCCAGTGCCAACAGGAAccaaatgaatacatttcaggTGCTTTCATACCGGAAGAACCTTTCCATGAGAACTGTTGGAAAGTTCCCcctttttcatgtgtttgcaCCACAGGGACTTAAAATGATCATAGAAGCTCAGAGAAGCTTTTCCCTCTCTAAGCATATCCTTAAGGAGATATCCTCtacatcatcttcctcctctgcagtgttctgtatttaaaatacactgaaagttacatttgaatgtaatgaAATGTCGTTTGTTTACCAAGTGCATAGACTTGGAAGCccataaccacacacagataggAGAGTAAATacaaaagtgaaaatatatCTGAATCTATTTCACCTGGTGTTTACtccactgattaaaaaaaaaacacaaaacaagtgaTCTTATGATACTTCAATACATTCAGCCTGACATACTGCAAAATGTTGCTCAAAAATTGTGTCCACATTGTGAAATAGGTGGAATTCTTGGTCACTGTCCATATTCGGTGTAACAAACAAGACTTTTGGGGCCTTTCATAATTAATGAGTTGGTTGGTTTTAACTCAAATTAACAAATTAATTCaaggatttttattttatgcttgtAACACTCTGATGTTTTGGTGAAACTCAACCTGGAATGACCCTGCATTTAACTGTAGTTCTGTTTAAGAACACTTAATGAGCAATTCTTTAAGATATCTCTTTGTTTGTATCATAGACACCACGAAACGATGGCTTCTGAACTTGTGAAGAAGACTCAGAGTATCACCACAGCAAAGGACATGAGAGAGTCCACCCAGCTCATAATGAAACCTTATGCCAACTGGGAGGAGTACCTCACACCAGCACCACTTTCCATAGCTATACTAGGAGAGCTGGTCTTCATTTCCTCTTCAACTGATTTCTCTATCAACAAAAACCCACCCAAAGATGGCTACAAGCACATCAAATACCCAGAGTCATTCCGTGCCTGCCTCATGCAAGTGTGTAACTCTGGCTGGTGGGCTTTTAATGAAGCCCATAAGAATATGGATCAGATCCGCCTTCACACTTCCACTGTACCAGCCTACATGAAGACTGCAGTGAAGATCCTGTTTCAGGGAAGTGATGAGGTTGTCCAGGCCCTCCTACCTGACCAGCTGGAGAATATTCGGGTTATTGCAGATGACTGTGTGCAGTTGGCCTGTGCAGCAGAACAAAAGTTTACTGATGTCATCAATATCATTCAAGAACTCCTGGAGGCATGTGTGAATGCAGAACATTTTTATGGGGAGGagctgaatgaaataaaaaggaaactGGAAGAGGCCAAAATGAGGGAGCAAACATCGCGAGAAGCCAATGAAAGATCTAAGAAAGCAATGAAGACAATGGAGAAGGAATTGGCAGATGCGCAAGAGAAATACAGCAAAGCAATCGATTCACTTCCTAGTGGATGGGAAATGATTGGTATGGATTTCGTTGAGGGAATAATAGAAAGTGCGACAAGTCTAACAAATGGACTAATGTCTGTTACTACCTGCCCTGATTCACAAATGTGTCAAGCATCAACAATGAAGGATACATGCGATAACACAGGAGTTAAGGATGATGCAGCAGATGAAGttgataaaataaacatcattaGCAAGTCTGGAGAAATTCTTCGGGCGGCAGAAATTCTTGGAAAATTCATCAAAGGGGAAGATATCAAGTGGAAAAAGTTGTATgaccagaagaagaagaaaacaaacacagattttgCAGCAGAGCAGTTTAAACGGATTCAAAGTGACTTGCAAAGGTCCCCAGATTGCGCCCCAAAACAAGAAGCTCTACGCTTATGTGAAACTGGAATTAACATCTGTCAGCAGCTTGCAGAGTATGCACCTGAAGGTCAGTGTAGCAAAGAAAAAACGGCGGAGATCATCTGTGATTGGAAAGCGCTCATTAAATCAGCTCGTGCTTTTGACAGCAAAAGCAAGAATGCCACAAAGTCTCCGTCCATGACTTCAAAACCACCAATGATGTACCAACAGGAGAATAAGACTGAAGGGTCCGGTAAAAAGTCTGCAAGTCAAAGGGCGACAGAGAACGCTCACTTCCGTATTGAGCAGACTAGAGCACAACTGGACAAGACAAGAGAGACGTATGAGAAGTGTGTGGAGAACATGGAGAAGAACCAGAAGGagctgactgacattttgaTCACCATGAGAAAGTGTGAAGTCAAGGAGATTGACTTCAACACCACCATAGAAATGCTGGTCAAAGGTATGGATGCCATGGGTAGAGTGAAGGAACAATGGGAGAAGATGGTACGCTTCTTTCAGATGGTGTCCAACATCGTGAAGGTCAGCCTgaacaaaacactccacaatTTTGTCACAACATCTGAGAAGACACAGAAACTGTCTTACAATGCCAAACTGTTCTCAAAAGACCAGCTCTACAACCAGGCCTTCCAGGCATCCAACATCGCCAGTCTTGTCCATATGATCTCAGAGACCTACACTGAGGTGTCCACCAAGTACCTGATGGACAGAGTCAGTAGTTTGGGCAAACTCATGGCCATGGATAAGAGTAAGCCAGAGTTTGAACAAGAACGTCGACAGCTACAGAATGGGTGTGATGAGGCACAGAAAGGTATTCTACAACTGGtcatcaagaacaaaaaagcTTTTGAGAGCAGTGCTGATGCAAGATTAGAGAAGATTGAGGGGGAATTGCTGGCCATTCTTCCAGCTGCAGCACCAGAAGAAACCAAGGCCATTAAAGAAGCTGTTGTTGCTGGAATGACTGAAGAGGAAGAATCAAACTACTGCTGAGGTAAACTGTATTGTGGCCTTGCACATCTTTTGCACTGGCCTCACTCTTTTGCTCAAATTCTCTAATCTCTAAATAGTCTTCTAATGGACTTTTTACTCCCTAAATTCTAGTCTAGCTCCTTTATTTGCCTCTTACATGTAAATTTGTCTTAAATATATCATATTCTTAAATGTGGACCCATGCATTTACCTCTGCTTGCTTGTGGTCATGCATGCTaaacagtttctttttaattctgtgtTATCGTCTTTTACAGAGTATATTCTATATTCTATGTACTATATTCTATATGCTATATCCCCATTCAGGTGAAAAGCTGGAGAAGACTGAGGGAGAAATGCCTCACATTCTTCCAGAGACCAATGACATGAAAATACTTCAGTGGATTCAGGGAGGAGGGAAACCTTTTCACTTGAATCAAATTATAGTGCAGTGCTAATATCTACCAATGCTGTGTTTCTATTTAAAATAATTGATATGCTCATATCTTGAATCAACATCTCATCTACAGTCCTGTCCTAGGTGTGACACTAACTCTCTTTAGTAGTTAATGTCAGAACATGATTCTCAATGAGTAAAGCATAAAATAGATGACTTCACAATCATCAGTCaatcaaaaacaagcaaacaaaaacaatgtatCTTTAttgttacttttcttttcttttcccaaaaAGCTTTCAGCTTGTTGattcattcaaataaaattgCTTTCTTAAAAATGTAACGCCTTACCTTATATGGGTATGCTGTTCTCATACCAGTGCTATGTTCAAAGAGGTATCtcaatgaagaaagaaagaaagaaagaaagaaaaaaattattcagaatTATTCAGAATTTAGCATATTCTTAATTAACTTCATTCATTGACTTTCGGACGCTGTCTTGTTGATTTTTCATGCTGCTGTTGCCATAGCCTTTACAAACATAGCCTTGAATCAATTTCCAGTATCATTTATAGCTGTGCTCTAAATATACACTGATCATTTTaacaattaaacatttaaaaaaaacaataaaagtctCTGAAAATCATTATCTTGTCAGGTTCTCGTACCGAATTCACCTACTCTATCTCTGCCCCAGAAACCCATAAGTATTTAAAAAGACTGGTAGGCTTTAAAAGGTCCCAAAAACCTCTCAGATGGCCAAAAAAGCCTCATCCCCATTACAGAGGAGCATGACCAGTGTTGTAATAAAGATGTGATCAGAAGGTCAGTAGGTGTATGCTGTATCGCCATCTCCTGGCCACATATTCACCACTTAGTAACACCTCTCCACATTTTACAAAGGAAATTCACCTTGACAAGCTGAGCTAGTGTGGGGGACTTTGAGCTTTGTTCCTTTGCTCCCACAAAACCATCTGTAGTGAGATTGGTTCTGAGAAGAGTGAACAGTTAATACATGACAGTACGAGAAAATGTCAACAAGAATCTGATGGTGTTGCTGGTATTTTGATTTGTGCCAGTCTTCTTTTCTGGTTACTGATGGACCCTCTCCACACAATCTCTCAGGAGCATATGTTGTTTCAGTTATTCATtgattcacatcactgtcaTATTTCCAAAGAGTTGGCAAAGAGAAGGATCTatttacaaaaagaacaaagtgaAAGATAAAGTCATTATCTACACAGCTGGTTGAAATCTCCTGGGGAGACTTTCATGGGATTACATATTTTGTAGCAATTTGACCCCATCTAGTGGTACATTCAGGCTATGTTTCAAACTCTGTCTATTTTTCAACAATTTTCGAGTAAAACAAGTGGATTGAAATGTATCCACTGAACTCCATTGTCTTTGTTTAGTTTGTCATTATCTGTGTGTTCCAAAAGCAATCAAAAAGAGCAAAACTCTGGTATGTGCATATAATGCATTGTACATGCATAAGCACTAAGGTTCACATGCTACAGCATAAATCAAGTACAATTACTGTTACTTTGAAATTTCGAATACCAATGGGAGATAAACCACAGACTTTAACTTAATTAACATGAGCATGATGTACCTCTTGAGTAAGTTAATTTACTTCAAGATCTTATGCaaagtttaaatatttaactgaGAAATGCAGATGCACCTGAGGAAATCTCAGATCTGATGGGACATTGCATGTTACTCATTAATCACTGGTCTGTGgatgtgaaaataaatgaggATAGCCTATTATTACATAAGTATTTAATTAATATTCTCATGATAAAGTATAAAACTATAACATCTGCCATAGACTCTGTGAAAAGGACCATTGGAGCAATGAGACTTTTCTGCCAGGGTGGAACTGTGGATCATTTTTTTATGCATCAAATCACAGCCAGGTTAAATATGAGTGGGGACAAAGGACGCAACACAGATCATGACACACGGTTGTTTTGGTGTGGTGCCAGTTACTAACGTGTTTAGGTGCCCAGTTGCATACCAGCTCCACTCCTAAGAGATATGTACAACAccacatttccattttcattgaCACATTTCTCCATTCTTTTCATGTTAACTGCCAAAGCCTGGCTTGGAAAAATGTCATGTCTTTTAGAAAGCAGGTGCTTTTTTCAGTACGGAGATAATAAAAAGATATAATTATTATCACACCTGCTTCCAGGATGACCTTGTCCCACCTCCCCTAATTATTAACAACTCCTGTATTCCACCTCCCCTAATTATTAACAACTCCTGTATTCCACCTCCCCTAATTATTAAGAACACTTGAAACTGAACGCCAACTGAATCTCTGATGTAAATACAAACCGATACTTCCTATTCATTGCCAGTTTCAGTCTATCAGTCTCTgattttgtattgtgtgttggaTTAATTGATTCCTCTGTATTAAATTCTGTGATTCTGCACTCTGATCCTCTGACTTCATCAATACAGTTATTTTATGCAGTATTCATAAAGGACATGGTGAACAAAGTTTCCTCCTTGTATTAAAATTTTGTGTTGATTCAGTAAACTGTAAAACCTGAAGTATAAAAGTAAATCAATGTCACATTTCAGTGATTGTATCTTTACTAAATGCCAGTGTAACAGATCAAACAGCTCTGTTAAAACAGTGATGTGTTCTAGGAGGAGCTTCTGACTGCACTGAAGCCCTTACAGAATAAATCACTGATGCTTATAACAGTAATTTCAGATTTTACATGAAGTGTGCCTAAATAAAAGTGTGAAAACTCTGTGAATGGGACACACTGTCATTTACTCTAATGTATCTTCTCTAGAACCAGACTGTACACACAGAGTGGCAGATTAAGGAGGAGTTTAGGAAACTTCATCATggtgatgaaggagaagattgaggagataaACGGTGAAATAtaatttctctcacagacacaatcagagccatagaaaATGTGATAAGAACTGATGACATGTCACTCCTAAGGATAAAGGCCAAATACATACATTCTGTCTCCTTGTTATATCAGTCATGtgaaaaaacatgtcatttaagTAATTAATATATTAGATATTAATATATCAAAAATATTAactatattaatatatttgacCACTTATCGTAGATGATAAGTGGGCTGTTCGGACGTTTTAAACTGTGCTTGTTTATCCTTGTAGAGAAGCCCACTGCTGTATTTCTAGGgagaaatgtgtttaatatttatcatttataCCACGCCCTTGACATTGTAGCAATGGCTACCTGTCATAGGTTGCAGTGTAACTGATTACTTTTGCACTGAAATTggaaataaaggaaaagaaccCCAAAACAGTTTGTGTCCTGTGTGGTACGAATTCTGCAGGCTACAATCATGACAAAGAACAATATTACTGTAAGGAAATTACCTCTAAATTATCACTATCTGATGAAGATTTCATCTGCCTTGTGTGCTGTTACATCTTCAAGAGTCCTGTTCTACTGTCCTAGTTCAGTTCCATCCTTGTGCAGAATGGGTTTGGGGTATCAGTTCTTTTCTGTGATCAATTCAAGGCTAGAGGCTGCCATACCTCTTGGTTATAAAGAAGAAACCAATGGGTTTAATAACTGTAAAGAAATTTAAATATGACTGTGGCTCACACAATCAGAACAAAACCTTTGCTAATTACCATGCTAATTTACAGTGCTCATTTTTAATAgacatttagttatttatttcacatatCTTGAAATATACTTGTAAACATTCTATGATATAGAAAAAATAGCACTCTAATCAGAAATTTACAGTCTAAAGTCATATATAACCATTAGGTGAATATTTCAAACATTATTGTTCGGTTAACAATAAACTGTTGGTGAAATATATGTTGTGTCTATATATGTTcataaaacaaccaaaacaaagtcACTGTGTTTCAAAGCTGTTGTCATGGGTATATGAAAGGTCTGATATGGTAACTATAAATTATTGTTTCTTATCATGTATAttacattttcttattttctaCTGATATAATATTCTATAGTAAAAGTCTGGGCAGTTCTCAGTGTCTGTAGTATCACTTCTACACGACTTTCACATCCTGAATATTAGAATTGAATATTAAACTGAAAGGTTACTAAAGGCCTGAATAAGATGACTTGGGTACAGGGAAATGTCTTTACATTTAGTCCTCTAGGGGGGAATTCAGCTACCCCTGAcatgtttcaaaacaaagaaatcataGACCAATCAGAATCCCTCAGCTAAAATCCGGCCCTTTGACACACTTTAGGAGAAACAGGTAAGTCAAGGAGTTTCGGTTTGTTTGGAATGCAAGAAAAGCTCTACTTATTTTAAAGTTTGATTATTATtaagcaaacacagacaaaaggatTTACAAAAGGAGTCTCTGAGCAGAGTGGAATACAGGTAGAAGAGAAACGTTCCTTTGAGTTTGTTATCTCACTAAAAATCCTTAGAGACAGttaaactcaaa containing:
- the LOC115821585 gene encoding uncharacterized protein LOC115821585, with the protein product MASELVKKTQSITTAKDMRESTQLIMKPYANWEEYLTPAPLSIAILGELVFISSSTDFSINKNPPKDGYKHIKYPESFRACLMQVCNSGWWAFNEAHKNMDQIRLHTSTVPAYMKTAVKILFQGSDEVVQALLPDQLENIRVIADDCVQLACAAEQKFTDVINIIQELLEACVNAEHFYGEELNEIKRKLEEAKMREQTSREANERSKKAMKTMEKELADAQEKYSKAIDSLPSGWEMIGMDFVEGIIESATSLTNGLMSVTTCPDSQMCQASTMKDTCDNTGVKDDAADEVDKINIISKSGEILRAAEILGKFIKGEDIKWKKLYDQKKKKTNTDFAAEQFKRIQSDLQRSPDCAPKQEALRLCETGINICQQLAEYAPEGQCSKEKTAEIICDWKALIKSARAFDSKSKNATKSPSMTSKPPMMYQQENKTEGSGKKSASQRATENAHFRIEQTRAQLDKTRETYEKCVENMEKNQKELTDILITMRKCEVKEIDFNTTIEMLVKGMDAMGRVKEQWEKMVRFFQMVSNIVKVSLNKTLHNFVTTSEKTQKLSYNAKLFSKDQLYNQAFQASNIASLVHMISETYTEVSTKYLMDRVSSLGKLMAMDKSKPEFEQERRQLQNGCDEAQKGILQLVIKNKKAFESSADARLEKIEGELLAILPAAAPEETKAIKEAVVAGMTEEEESNYC